The following coding sequences are from one Streptomyces dengpaensis window:
- a CDS encoding helix-turn-helix domain-containing protein: MSPVEPGAVDEPPAEPPAELPVVAPHLRALRRRASLTLEAASRAAGLSPAHLSRLETGQRQPSLPMLLALARIYGTTVSELLGETVADRDAVVRAAGMDPTSAGGWTYWQAGAAGRGMQALRVRVPYRSQGDIVRVHPGEEWLYVLQGRLRMRLGDTAYVLAPGDSAHFDSLTPHRIAAADGDGAELLFVHTLLQSPTAALCLGPATGLPTPGETS, translated from the coding sequence ATGAGCCCTGTAGAGCCAGGGGCAGTGGACGAGCCGCCCGCCGAGCCGCCCGCCGAACTGCCCGTCGTCGCACCACACCTCCGTGCGCTGCGCCGCCGCGCCTCCCTCACGCTGGAGGCCGCCTCCCGCGCCGCCGGGCTCTCGCCCGCCCACCTCTCGCGCCTGGAGACCGGGCAGCGCCAGCCGTCGCTGCCGATGCTGCTCGCGCTCGCCCGTATCTACGGTACGACGGTCTCCGAACTGCTCGGCGAGACGGTCGCCGACCGGGACGCGGTCGTGCGCGCCGCCGGCATGGACCCGACCTCGGCGGGCGGCTGGACGTACTGGCAAGCGGGCGCGGCCGGTCGCGGCATGCAGGCGCTGCGGGTGCGCGTCCCCTACCGCTCGCAGGGCGACATCGTGCGTGTCCACCCCGGGGAGGAGTGGCTGTACGTCCTCCAGGGGCGGCTGCGAATGCGCCTCGGGGACACCGCGTACGTGCTCGCGCCGGGCGACAGCGCCCACTTCGACTCGCTCACCCCGCACCGCATCGCCGCCGCCGATGGCGACGGGGCGGAGCTCCTGTTCGTACACACCCTGCTGCAGAGCCCCACCGCCGCGCTGTGCCTCGGCCCGGCGACGGGGCTTCCGACCCCCGGAGAGACGTCATGA
- a CDS encoding tyrosine-protein phosphatase: MTQQVPSTEPELAGVRNFRDVGGLPTVDGRRVKHGQLFRSGHLAHASEEDAAFLTSLGLHTIFDFRNAADQKLEGPDVELPGVRNVNLPLTDPADGVEFWKMVRDGDIDQLRTLLSDGQAANRMIASYRTIIKERTSEHSQVLHSLANDSVPALMHCAAGKDRAGLSIAVTLLALGVERDAIVADYLESNAKHRRYRVRRSSTSASAYSPEVMDLLSPLFDARAEYLAAAFETIEETWGGVDPYLEQALRITPELRGRLREKLLD, from the coding sequence GTGACGCAGCAGGTCCCGTCGACCGAGCCCGAGCTTGCCGGAGTGCGCAATTTCCGGGACGTGGGCGGACTGCCCACCGTGGACGGCCGGCGAGTGAAGCACGGACAGCTCTTCCGCAGCGGCCACCTGGCGCACGCCAGCGAGGAGGACGCCGCGTTCCTCACCTCCCTGGGGCTGCACACGATCTTCGACTTCCGCAATGCCGCGGACCAGAAGCTGGAGGGCCCGGACGTCGAACTGCCGGGTGTACGGAATGTGAATCTTCCGCTGACCGACCCGGCCGACGGTGTGGAGTTCTGGAAGATGGTCCGCGACGGTGACATCGACCAGTTGCGCACACTTCTCTCGGACGGCCAGGCCGCGAACCGGATGATCGCCTCCTACCGCACGATCATCAAGGAGCGCACCTCCGAGCATTCCCAGGTGCTGCATTCACTGGCGAACGACAGCGTGCCCGCGCTGATGCACTGTGCGGCCGGCAAGGACCGCGCGGGCCTGTCGATAGCCGTGACCCTGCTCGCCCTCGGTGTCGAGCGCGACGCGATCGTGGCGGACTACCTGGAGTCGAACGCCAAGCACCGCCGCTACCGGGTGCGCCGCAGCAGCACCTCCGCCTCCGCGTACTCCCCGGAGGTCATGGATCTGCTCAGCCCGCTCTTCGACGCGCGCGCCGAATACCTTGCGGCGGCCTTCGAGACGATCGAGGAGACCTGGGGCGGCGTCGACCCCTACCTGGAGCAGGCGCTGCGGATCACCCCGGAGCTCCGGGGGCGCCTGCGCGAGAAGCTTCTCGACTGA
- a CDS encoding Glu/Leu/Phe/Val dehydrogenase dimerization domain-containing protein — MTAPLMTLTWTDHVTGRQGFLVVDRLVRGVSSGGLRMRPGCTLDEVAGLARGMTMKEALHYNPEGHYIPLGGAKGGIDCDPQDPAAYGLLVRYLRAMRPYIESFWTTGEDLGLTQDLVDRAADEAGLVSSIQAVYPLLDDEKTARRRLADAFAVEVDGIGLDELVGGCGVAESVLAALDRAGVAYAGTRVSVQGLGTMGGATARFLTRAGLNVVAVADVEGTIANPEGLDVEALLSARDAYGTVDRSALRPADRGLPGDAWLSADAEVLVPAAVSYTIDAVNQRHITARWIVEAANMPVLAEAEELLTARGVTVLPDVVVNSGTNAWWWWTLFGDIGADAEEAFAYTRRSMRALIDQMLARAEADGTTPRTAAHAIVTDRLPVIAERFGWYG, encoded by the coding sequence ATGACCGCCCCCCTGATGACGCTCACCTGGACGGACCATGTCACCGGCCGCCAGGGGTTCCTCGTCGTCGACCGGCTGGTGCGAGGCGTCTCCAGCGGCGGACTGCGGATGCGGCCCGGCTGCACGCTGGACGAGGTCGCCGGGCTCGCCCGCGGCATGACCATGAAGGAAGCGCTGCACTACAACCCCGAGGGCCACTACATCCCGCTGGGCGGCGCCAAGGGCGGCATCGACTGCGACCCCCAGGACCCGGCGGCGTACGGACTTCTGGTGCGCTATCTGCGCGCCATGCGCCCGTACATCGAGAGCTTCTGGACCACCGGAGAGGACCTGGGCCTCACCCAGGACCTCGTTGACCGGGCGGCCGACGAGGCGGGGCTCGTCTCGTCCATCCAGGCCGTTTACCCACTGCTGGACGACGAGAAGACGGCACGCCGGCGGCTCGCGGACGCCTTCGCGGTCGAGGTGGACGGCATCGGTCTCGACGAACTGGTCGGCGGCTGCGGCGTCGCCGAGTCGGTGCTCGCGGCCTTGGACCGCGCCGGGGTGGCGTACGCGGGGACGCGTGTCTCCGTGCAGGGTCTTGGCACCATGGGCGGGGCCACGGCGCGGTTCCTCACGCGCGCGGGACTCAACGTCGTGGCCGTCGCCGACGTCGAGGGCACGATCGCCAACCCCGAGGGCCTCGACGTCGAGGCGCTGCTCTCGGCGCGTGACGCGTACGGGACGGTCGACCGCTCGGCGCTGCGCCCCGCCGACCGTGGACTCCCCGGCGACGCCTGGCTGTCCGCCGACGCGGAGGTGCTGGTGCCCGCCGCCGTCTCGTACACGATCGACGCCGTGAATCAGCGGCACATCACCGCCCGCTGGATTGTCGAGGCGGCCAACATGCCCGTCCTGGCCGAGGCGGAGGAACTGCTCACCGCGCGCGGAGTCACCGTCCTGCCGGACGTGGTGGTCAACTCCGGGACGAACGCCTGGTGGTGGTGGACGCTGTTCGGTGACATCGGCGCCGACGCGGAGGAGGCGTTCGCGTACACGCGGCGCTCCATGCGCGCCCTGATCGACCAGATGCTGGCCCGCGCGGAGGCCGACGGCACGACGCCGCGGACCGCCGCGCACGCCATCGTCACCGACCGGCTGCCGGTGATCGCGGAGCGGTTCGGGTGGTACGGGTGA
- a CDS encoding TetR/AcrR family transcriptional regulator, translating to MARVRLSVAERREELLRAAVEQIEARGVAAVRIADVASALGVSNALVLYHFSTKEKLVAAAFTYAAEDDLAHLRKLLGRRTTALRRLRAAVRWYAPTGQAKGWRLWIEGWAAALREPALREVTRDLDKQWKAAITEVIAQGVAAGEFHCPDPTGAALRLTALLDGLAVQMTAYTGAVSRARTQEWVDEALARELGLEREALAAAVR from the coding sequence GTGGCGAGAGTGCGGTTGAGCGTGGCGGAGCGGCGTGAGGAATTGCTGCGGGCCGCCGTCGAGCAGATCGAGGCGCGGGGTGTGGCGGCGGTGCGGATCGCCGACGTGGCCTCGGCACTCGGGGTGAGCAACGCGCTGGTGCTGTACCACTTTTCGACGAAGGAGAAGCTGGTCGCCGCCGCATTCACGTACGCGGCCGAGGACGACCTCGCCCATCTGCGCAAGCTGCTCGGCCGCCGGACGACGGCGCTACGACGGCTACGGGCCGCCGTACGCTGGTACGCGCCGACCGGGCAGGCCAAGGGATGGCGGCTGTGGATCGAGGGCTGGGCGGCGGCGCTGCGCGAGCCCGCGCTGCGCGAGGTCACGCGTGACCTCGACAAGCAGTGGAAGGCCGCGATCACCGAGGTGATCGCGCAGGGGGTGGCCGCGGGCGAGTTCCACTGCCCGGATCCCACGGGGGCGGCCCTGCGGCTCACGGCGCTGCTGGACGGGCTGGCCGTCCAGATGACGGCGTACACGGGTGCGGTGTCGCGGGCGCGGACCCAGGAGTGGGTGGACGAGGCGCTCGCGCGTGAACTGGGGCTTGAGCGGGAGGCGTTGGCGGCGGCGGTGCGCTGA
- the dxs gene encoding 1-deoxy-D-xylulose-5-phosphate synthase has product MTILENIRGPRDLKALSEAGIGELAAEIREFLVHAVARTGGHLGPNLGVVELSIALHRVFESPVDRILWDTGHQSYVHKLLTGRQDFSKLRGKGGLSGYPSREESEHDIIENSHASTALGWADGLAKARQVQGEKGHVVAVIGDGALTGGMAWEALNNIAAAKDRPLIIVVNDNERSYAPTIGGLANHLATLRTTDSYEQILAWGKDVLLRTPVIGHTIYESLHGAKKGFKDAFAPQGMFEDLGLKYVGPIDGHDVGAVESALRRAKRFHGPVLIHCLTEKGRGYEPALAHEEDHFHTVGVMDPLTCEPLAPSNGPSWTSVFGDEIVRIGDEREDVVAITAAMLHPVGLGKFAEKFPDRVWDVGIAEQHAAVSAAGLATGGLHPVVAVYATFLNRAFDQLLMDVALHRCGVTFVLDRAGVTGVDGASHNGMWDMSILQVVPGLRIAAPRDADQLRAQLREAVAVDDAPTLVRFPKESVGPSVPAVDRVGGLDVLHRGDRPEVLLVAVGVMAPVCLQAAELLEARGIGCTVVDPRWVKPVDPSLPGLAAEHRLVAVVEDNSRAAGVGSAVALALGDAEVDVPVRRFGIPDQFLAHAKRGEVLADLGLTPVEIAGRISAGLAVKDELSKADDELAKVADELSKEELFKEKQE; this is encoded by the coding sequence GTGACGATTCTGGAGAACATCCGGGGACCACGCGACCTGAAGGCGCTGTCCGAGGCAGGGATCGGTGAACTGGCCGCCGAGATAAGGGAGTTCCTGGTGCACGCGGTCGCCAGGACCGGCGGTCACCTGGGACCCAACCTGGGCGTGGTGGAACTCTCCATCGCACTCCACCGGGTCTTCGAGTCACCCGTCGACCGCATCCTGTGGGACACCGGACACCAGAGCTACGTACACAAGCTGCTGACGGGACGTCAGGACTTCTCCAAGCTGCGCGGCAAGGGCGGCCTGTCGGGCTACCCCTCGCGCGAGGAGTCCGAGCACGACATCATAGAGAACAGCCACGCGTCCACCGCGCTCGGCTGGGCGGACGGGCTCGCCAAGGCCCGCCAAGTACAGGGCGAGAAGGGCCATGTCGTCGCCGTCATCGGCGACGGCGCCCTCACCGGCGGCATGGCGTGGGAGGCGCTGAACAACATCGCCGCCGCCAAGGACCGCCCGCTGATCATCGTCGTCAACGACAACGAACGCTCGTACGCGCCCACCATCGGCGGCCTCGCCAACCACCTCGCGACCCTGCGGACGACGGACAGTTACGAGCAGATCCTCGCCTGGGGCAAGGACGTACTGCTGCGCACGCCGGTCATCGGCCACACCATCTACGAGTCGCTGCACGGTGCCAAGAAGGGCTTCAAGGACGCCTTCGCGCCGCAGGGCATGTTCGAGGACCTCGGGCTCAAGTACGTCGGGCCGATCGACGGGCACGACGTAGGGGCCGTGGAGTCGGCGCTGCGGCGTGCGAAACGCTTCCACGGGCCCGTGCTCATTCACTGCCTGACGGAGAAGGGACGCGGCTACGAGCCCGCGCTCGCGCACGAGGAGGACCACTTCCACACGGTCGGCGTGATGGACCCGCTCACCTGCGAGCCGCTCGCGCCCTCCAACGGGCCGTCCTGGACCTCGGTGTTCGGCGACGAGATCGTGCGGATCGGGGACGAGCGCGAGGACGTCGTGGCGATCACGGCGGCCATGCTGCATCCGGTCGGGCTCGGGAAGTTCGCCGAGAAGTTCCCCGACCGGGTGTGGGACGTCGGGATAGCCGAGCAGCACGCGGCGGTGTCCGCGGCCGGGCTCGCGACGGGTGGCCTGCATCCCGTCGTCGCCGTCTACGCCACCTTCCTCAACCGGGCCTTCGACCAGCTCCTCATGGACGTCGCGCTGCACCGCTGCGGTGTCACCTTCGTCCTGGACCGGGCCGGCGTCACGGGCGTCGACGGAGCCTCGCACAACGGCATGTGGGACATGTCGATCCTCCAGGTCGTACCGGGCCTCAGGATCGCCGCGCCGCGCGACGCCGACCAGTTACGGGCCCAGCTGCGCGAGGCGGTCGCCGTGGACGACGCGCCGACGCTCGTCCGCTTCCCGAAGGAGTCGGTGGGGCCCTCGGTTCCCGCCGTCGACCGGGTGGGCGGGCTCGATGTCCTGCATCGCGGGGACCGCCCGGAGGTGCTGCTCGTCGCTGTCGGCGTCATGGCGCCCGTCTGCCTCCAGGCCGCCGAACTGCTCGAAGCCCGCGGCATCGGCTGCACCGTCGTCGACCCGCGCTGGGTCAAACCCGTCGACCCCTCGCTGCCCGGCCTCGCCGCCGAGCACCGGCTCGTCGCCGTCGTCGAGGACAACAGCCGGGCGGCCGGGGTCGGCTCGGCGGTCGCGCTGGCGCTGGGCGACGCCGAAGTCGACGTACCCGTACGGCGGTTCGGCATCCCGGACCAGTTCCTCGCGCATGCCAAGCGCGGTGAGGTGCTGGCCGACCTCGGTCTCACGCCCGTCGAGATAGCCGGGCGGATCAGCGCCGGCCTGGCCGTCAAGGACGAGCTGTCCAAGGCCGACGACGAACTGGCCAAGGTCGCGGACGAGCTGTCCAAGGAAGAGTTGTTCAAGGAGAAACAGGAATGA
- a CDS encoding DUF6126 family protein: MTEPTEPKKRSSLEEKFPRALWVRLIIYIAVGHLFAAFIYLLFELGAQHQ, translated from the coding sequence ATGACAGAACCCACGGAGCCCAAGAAGCGGTCGTCCCTGGAGGAGAAGTTCCCGCGTGCCCTGTGGGTGCGGCTGATCATCTACATCGCTGTCGGCCACCTCTTCGCGGCCTTCATCTATCTGCTGTTCGAGCTGGGCGCGCAGCACCAGTAG
- a CDS encoding aspartate aminotransferase family protein, translating into MTDPAQKREFDLGALLAERGAERYELHTKYLNHQLPRMLHTIGFDKVYERAEGAHFWDADGNDYLDMLAGFGVMGLGRHHPVVRQALHDVLDASLADLTRFDCQPLPGLLAERLLGHSPHLDRVFFGNSGTEAVETALKFARYATGKPRILYCTHAFHGLTTGSLSVNGEYGFRDGFAPLLPDTAVPLGDLDALARELKKGDVAALIVEPIQGKGVHEAPPGYLRAAQELLHKHKALLIADEVQTGLGRTGDFYAYQHEEGVEPDLVCVAKALSGGYVPVGATLGKDWIFKKVYSSMDRVLVHSASFGSNAQAMAAGLAVLSVMENEQIVAGVRATGERLKSRLAALVDTYELLSDVRGRGLMIGIEFGRPTSLKLRSRWTMLQAARKGLFAQMVVVPLLQRHRILTQVSGDHLEVIKLIPPLIIGEQDVDRFVEAFTAVMDDAHSGSGLMWDFGKTLVKQAVANR; encoded by the coding sequence ATGACCGACCCTGCTCAGAAGCGGGAGTTCGACCTCGGCGCGCTGCTGGCCGAGCGCGGAGCCGAGCGCTACGAGCTGCACACCAAGTACCTCAACCACCAGCTCCCGCGCATGCTGCACACCATCGGATTCGACAAGGTGTACGAGCGCGCCGAGGGCGCCCACTTCTGGGACGCGGACGGCAACGACTACCTGGACATGCTCGCCGGGTTCGGGGTGATGGGCCTGGGCCGCCACCACCCCGTCGTCCGCCAGGCGCTGCACGACGTCCTCGACGCCTCGCTCGCCGACCTCACCCGCTTCGACTGCCAGCCGCTCCCCGGTCTCCTCGCGGAGCGGCTGCTCGGCCACAGCCCGCACCTGGACCGGGTGTTCTTCGGCAACAGCGGCACGGAGGCCGTCGAAACCGCGCTGAAGTTCGCCCGGTACGCCACCGGCAAGCCGCGGATCCTCTACTGCACGCACGCCTTCCACGGGCTGACCACCGGCTCGCTGTCCGTGAACGGCGAGTACGGCTTCCGCGACGGCTTCGCCCCGCTGCTGCCCGACACGGCCGTCCCGCTCGGCGATCTCGACGCCCTGGCACGGGAGTTGAAGAAGGGCGACGTCGCCGCGCTCATCGTCGAGCCCATCCAGGGCAAGGGCGTGCACGAGGCTCCGCCCGGATATCTGCGCGCCGCCCAGGAACTGCTCCACAAGCACAAGGCGCTGCTCATCGCCGACGAGGTGCAGACGGGCCTCGGGCGGACCGGGGACTTCTACGCCTACCAGCACGAGGAAGGCGTCGAACCGGACCTCGTGTGCGTGGCCAAGGCCCTCTCCGGCGGCTATGTGCCGGTCGGCGCGACCCTCGGCAAGGACTGGATCTTCAAGAAGGTCTACTCGTCGATGGACCGGGTCCTCGTCCACTCGGCGAGCTTCGGCTCGAACGCCCAGGCCATGGCGGCGGGCCTGGCCGTGCTCTCCGTGATGGAGAACGAGCAGATCGTGGCGGGCGTCCGGGCCACCGGGGAGCGGCTGAAGTCCCGGCTCGCGGCGCTCGTCGACACGTATGAGCTGCTGAGTGACGTACGCGGCCGGGGCCTGATGATCGGCATCGAGTTCGGGCGGCCCACGTCGCTCAAGCTGCGCAGCCGCTGGACCATGCTGCAGGCCGCGCGCAAAGGCCTGTTCGCCCAGATGGTGGTCGTACCGCTGCTGCAACGGCACCGCATCCTCACCCAGGTCTCCGGCGACCATCTGGAGGTGATCAAGCTGATCCCGCCGCTGATCATCGGCGAGCAGGACGTGGACCGCTTCGTCGAGGCCTTCACGGCCGTCATGGACGACGCGCACAGCGGGAGCGGGCTGATGTGGGACTTCGGGAAGACGCTCGTGAAGCAGGCAGTCGCGAACCGATGA
- the hpnH gene encoding adenosyl-hopene transferase HpnH: MAMPLRQSMKVAAYLFEQKLRKRDKFALLVELEPLFACNLKCEGCGKIQHPAGVLKQRMPVAQAVGAVLESGAPMVSIAGGEPLMHPQIDEIVRQLVAKKKFVFLCTNALLMRKKMDKFKPSPYFAWAVHIDGLRERHDESVAKEGVFDEAVEAIKEAKRRGFRVTTNSTFFNTDTPQTVIEVLNYLNDDLKVDEMMLSPAYAYEKAPDQEHFLGVQQTRELFKKAFAGGNRRRWRLNQSPLFLDFLEGKVDFPCTAWAIPSYSLFGWQRPCYLMSDGYVQTYQQLLDETDWDSYGRGKDDRCANCMAHCGYEPTAVLATMGSLKESLRAARETFTESRG, encoded by the coding sequence ATGGCCATGCCGCTTCGGCAGTCCATGAAGGTCGCTGCGTACCTGTTTGAACAGAAGCTCAGGAAGCGGGACAAGTTCGCGCTGCTCGTCGAGTTGGAGCCGCTCTTCGCGTGCAACCTCAAATGCGAGGGCTGCGGCAAGATCCAGCACCCGGCGGGCGTGCTCAAGCAGCGCATGCCCGTGGCCCAGGCCGTGGGCGCTGTGCTCGAATCCGGTGCGCCGATGGTGTCGATCGCCGGTGGCGAGCCCCTGATGCACCCGCAGATCGACGAGATCGTACGGCAGTTGGTCGCCAAGAAGAAGTTCGTCTTCCTGTGCACCAACGCGCTGCTCATGCGCAAGAAGATGGACAAGTTCAAGCCCTCGCCCTACTTCGCGTGGGCCGTGCACATCGACGGGCTGCGCGAGCGCCACGACGAGTCCGTGGCCAAGGAGGGCGTCTTCGACGAGGCGGTCGAGGCCATCAAGGAGGCCAAGCGGCGCGGCTTCCGGGTCACCACCAACTCGACCTTCTTCAACACCGACACCCCGCAGACCGTCATCGAGGTCCTCAACTACCTCAACGACGACCTGAAGGTGGACGAGATGATGCTCTCGCCCGCCTACGCCTACGAGAAGGCCCCCGACCAGGAGCACTTCCTCGGCGTCCAGCAGACCCGGGAACTGTTCAAGAAGGCCTTCGCGGGCGGCAACCGGCGCCGCTGGCGGCTCAACCAGAGCCCGCTCTTCCTGGACTTCCTGGAGGGCAAGGTCGACTTCCCGTGCACCGCCTGGGCGATCCCCAGCTACTCGCTCTTCGGCTGGCAGAGGCCGTGCTACCTGATGAGCGACGGGTACGTGCAGACGTACCAGCAGCTCCTGGACGAGACCGACTGGGACTCCTACGGCCGCGGCAAGGACGACCGGTGCGCCAACTGCATGGCGCACTGCGGCTACGAGCCGACCGCGGTCCTCGCCACCATGGGCTCCCTCAAGGAGTCCCTGCGCGCCGCCCGCGAGACCTTCACGGAAAGCCGCGGGTGA
- the ispG gene encoding flavodoxin-dependent (E)-4-hydroxy-3-methylbut-2-enyl-diphosphate synthase, translated as MTAVSLGLPEVPVRPIAERRVSRQIQVGPVAVGGGAPVSVQSMTTTRTSDIGATLQQIAELTASGCQIVRVACPTQDDADALATIARKSQIPVIADIHFQPKYVFAAIAAGCAAVRVNPGNIKQFDDKVKEIARAAKDAGTPIRIGVNAGSLDRRLLQKYGKATPEALVESALWEASLFEEHGFRDIKISVKHNDPVVMVNAYRQLAAQCDYPLHLGVTEAGPAFQGTIKSAVAFGALLSEGIGDTIRVSLSAPPAEEVKVGIQILESLGLRQRRLEIVSCPSCGRAQVDVYKLADEVTAGLEGMEVPLRVAVMGCVVNGPGEAREADLGVASGNGKGQIFVKGEVIKTVPESKIVETLIDEAMKIAEQMENDGVASGEPAVTVS; from the coding sequence ATGACCGCCGTTTCCTTGGGCCTCCCCGAGGTGCCGGTCCGGCCGATCGCGGAGCGTCGCGTGTCGCGGCAGATCCAGGTCGGACCGGTGGCGGTCGGGGGCGGAGCACCGGTGTCGGTGCAGTCGATGACGACGACGCGTACGTCGGACATCGGCGCCACGCTGCAGCAGATCGCCGAGCTGACCGCGTCCGGCTGCCAGATCGTGCGCGTCGCCTGCCCCACGCAGGACGACGCGGACGCCCTCGCGACCATCGCCCGCAAGTCCCAGATCCCCGTCATCGCGGACATCCACTTCCAGCCGAAGTACGTGTTCGCGGCGATCGCCGCGGGCTGCGCCGCGGTGCGTGTGAACCCGGGCAACATCAAGCAGTTCGACGACAAGGTGAAGGAGATCGCGCGGGCCGCCAAGGACGCGGGAACCCCGATCCGTATCGGGGTGAACGCCGGGTCGCTCGACCGGCGGCTGCTCCAGAAGTACGGCAAGGCGACGCCGGAGGCGCTCGTCGAGTCGGCGCTGTGGGAGGCGTCGCTCTTCGAGGAGCACGGGTTCCGGGACATCAAGATCTCGGTGAAGCACAACGACCCGGTGGTGATGGTCAATGCCTACCGGCAGCTGGCCGCCCAGTGCGACTACCCGCTGCACCTCGGTGTGACGGAAGCCGGCCCGGCGTTCCAGGGGACCATCAAGTCGGCCGTCGCCTTCGGAGCGCTGCTCAGCGAGGGGATCGGGGACACCATCCGGGTCTCCCTGAGCGCGCCGCCCGCCGAGGAGGTCAAGGTCGGCATCCAGATCCTGGAGTCGCTCGGGCTGCGTCAGCGGCGTCTGGAGATCGTGTCGTGCCCGTCCTGCGGGCGCGCCCAGGTCGATGTGTACAAGCTGGCCGACGAGGTCACGGCCGGTCTGGAGGGGATGGAGGTCCCGTTGCGCGTCGCGGTCATGGGCTGCGTCGTCAACGGCCCCGGCGAGGCGCGGGAGGCGGACCTGGGGGTCGCCTCCGGCAACGGCAAGGGGCAGATCTTCGTCAAGGGCGAGGTCATCAAGACCGTACCCGAGTCGAAGATCGTCGAGACCCTCATCGACGAGGCGATGAAGATCGCCGAGCAGATGGAGAACGACGGCGTCGCGTCCGGAGAACCGGCCGTCACCGTGAGTTGA
- a CDS encoding SIMPL domain-containing protein, whose translation MPLGLGASTALAVTLLAVGLQQAVTAPAFALPGRPGLSAEPTPSTVTVTGQGSTTAAPDLAIIGAGVDATAKTAKEAFAGWSAASDALLDAVRAQGVAERDIRTDSLSLFPVYEDQGGVSQLTVYRTLAQ comes from the coding sequence ATGCCGCTCGGCCTCGGTGCGTCCACCGCACTCGCCGTGACCCTCCTCGCCGTAGGCCTCCAACAGGCGGTGACGGCACCCGCGTTCGCGCTGCCCGGGCGCCCGGGACTGAGCGCCGAGCCCACCCCCTCGACGGTCACCGTCACCGGCCAGGGCAGCACCACCGCCGCGCCGGACCTCGCGATCATCGGCGCGGGCGTCGACGCCACCGCGAAGACGGCGAAGGAGGCGTTCGCCGGGTGGAGCGCCGCGTCGGACGCCCTGCTCGACGCCGTACGCGCCCAAGGTGTGGCGGAGCGCGACATCCGTACCGACAGCCTCTCGCTGTTCCCGGTCTACGAAGACCAGGGCGGCGTCTCCCAGTTGACGGTCTACCGAACGCTTGCCCAGTGA
- a CDS encoding SGNH/GDSL hydrolase family protein, with amino-acid sequence MIGSYVAVGDSFTEGVGDPGPDGAFVGWADRFAVLLADRRPEGDFKYNNLAVRGKLLDQIVEGQLQRAKELAPELVSFCAGGNDIIRPGTDPDEVAERFERAVADLTSAVGTVMVTTGFDTRGVPVLKHLRGKIATYNGHVRAIADRYGCPVLDLWSLKTVQDRRAWDGDRLHLSPEGHTRVALRAGQVLGLDVPADPDQAWPPLPPRGTLEVRRDDIQWAREYLVPWIGRRLRGESSGDHVAAKGALSPDDIKMRIEAVA; translated from the coding sequence GTGATCGGGTCGTACGTGGCGGTGGGGGACAGCTTCACCGAGGGCGTCGGCGACCCCGGCCCTGACGGGGCCTTTGTCGGTTGGGCCGACCGTTTCGCGGTTCTTCTCGCGGACCGGCGGCCCGAGGGCGACTTCAAATACAACAATCTAGCCGTACGCGGCAAGCTGCTCGACCAGATCGTCGAAGGCCAGCTCCAGCGCGCCAAAGAGCTTGCCCCCGAACTGGTTTCCTTCTGCGCGGGCGGCAACGACATCATCCGGCCCGGCACCGACCCCGACGAGGTCGCGGAGCGCTTCGAGCGCGCGGTCGCCGACCTCACCTCCGCCGTCGGCACCGTCATGGTGACCACCGGCTTCGACACCCGTGGCGTGCCCGTGCTGAAGCATCTGCGCGGCAAGATCGCCACGTACAACGGACATGTGCGGGCCATCGCGGACCGGTACGGCTGTCCCGTGCTCGACCTGTGGTCGCTCAAGACGGTCCAGGACCGCCGCGCCTGGGACGGCGACCGGCTGCACCTCTCGCCCGAGGGCCACACCCGGGTGGCGCTCCGCGCCGGCCAGGTGCTCGGTCTCGACGTACCCGCCGACCCGGACCAGGCGTGGCCGCCGCTGCCGCCGCGCGGCACGCTCGAAGTGCGGCGCGACGACATCCAATGGGCGCGCGAATACCTGGTCCCGTGGATCGGGCGGCGGTTGCGCGGGGAGTCGTCGGGGGACCATGTTGCGGCCAAGGGGGCCCTTTCGCCCGACGACATCAAGATGCGGATCGAGGCGGTGGCCTGA